GGTTTCCAATATTGCATAATAATTCATTATAACTGTCACTGTCTACTAATCACATCCTATTATATTaacttcaataaatatatttcactaattccaaaACAAATATTGTTTGCAGATATCAGATACAACGGTCTCACCTTAATGAGATCATGTGCCATGGATGGGGTGATATTAACACTGCGGGTAAAACATTCTCTGGCTTCTGATATCTTACCCTCCCGCAGCAGCTGTTTGCCTTTCTGCAGATTTGCCTGTCGGCGCCTGTTAttgaaatatacattaaatatacttaataattttttataaaacaaaaaaattttttttattctccagTAAATATGTTCTTACTCGCGCCGGGACTTCTCCACTTCCTGTTTGGAGGGCAAGTTACGTCCGTCAAACACCAATATTGGCTTAACACCAAAAGAAAGCAGCATATCCACAAACTTCATACAGTAAGACACATACCTGATGGACACACATTGAATGCGATCAtgagaaatgcacatttaaacTTGGAAAATGATGATGGAAATTACTGAACAGCTGAAATACTCATAATATCTTGCATGCAAACATTTGAAACTACTCACTGATCTGTAGGTTCTCCTTTTGCAAGTTTCTCTGCACATGAAAAAGCTCCCTTATGGAGCCAGCAGTATGTGTCCACCGCCACTGTCTGTCCCCGATACTTCTTCACATTGATGGGCTCCGAGGCATCTTTGATAAATTGCAACAGGCCTTGAATTCCCATGCTGTCAGTCTCTAGAAGGACAGATATTTGAAGATGATGGTTTATCAAAACCCAGCCTGTGTCACTCTTTCAGATGAAAACACACGTCCCCAGTGATCATCAATGAGAATAACTTACTGTAGAATTTAAACACATCAGCAAAAATCAACAGAAAACACTTCCTAACCGTCCAACCGCGAGGACGTATGTAAAAAGACAAACACCTATATacaataacttttaatacatttaatgtttatttcatctgttcttaaaaaaataacagcCAAATCCCTCCAAAAACAAGCACACTGACAATTTTAGCGAAACTTAAACGACTGAACACCATGAGAAAGAACCAGACCGCTTGTAACGTTAGCTAATACCTTAATCATGTAtacgttaaatattttttgttttattatttattaaaaaaaaacacctaccgAGAGCTCTTACTTCTTCTACTTCAGTGCCTGACTGATGCTACAGTGGTTCGACTTTAGCGGCAAAAACGTGACAACTGCAGAATAACCCTATTGGTCAGCCTGACAAAGACAGCCAATCACCGAGCAGAAACTTGAAAGAAGCGGGACAAGGAATTCCACAACCTCGGAAAtatcaaaagtatttatttatttatttatttatttatttctttatttctttatttattatatctCTCTTATTTAGGACACAACATTATCAAGAGGGcgttactaaaattaaaatgatgttaGCGACATGTCAGCAACACTGACTTTGTTACATATAAGACTGAGCATATGCGAATGAGTGAACATATGCACAATAACTGTGGATGATTGTGGATTATTTTAGCTATATCTTCAGTGTGCAGTTCAGTTGCAGCTCTGTCTCACAACTTCTGTTCAATGTAAGTGTAATAACATGCAATGGATTTAATATAATAATGGTGTCAATAaggctgattaaaataaaaactccaccttatatattacataataaatgtcatacatGTAATCCTATTTTTTTGCAGAAAGGTCAAGGGGTGGCGCTGTCTCTGTGCATTAAAGACGTGTTGTTGGTGCTCATGTTTGTCGCTGGGTGGAGCGCGTGCCTCCCCGTTCCGCTCTGCTCCAGGATTTGACGTGTCGTCTGTGTTTTTCTGCACTTCCTGCTTCCTCCATGACTGTTTTGAGGCAGCAGTCCGAGAGCTGATCGCTAGGAATCGTTAAACGTGGCAATGGTGTGAAGGTGCGCGATCGGCGGCggtgtgtgattgtgagtgaaGCCCGAGCTGTTATCGCTGTCAGCCATGCAGTTCTCTCCCACCAACGGAGATTTTACCTTCGTCTCCTCGACGGACGCTGAAGGTAAAGTAGTTAAAGGCCCCAAAGCATCCACACATTCTCTGCTCTGAAGTGTGAGCGTGATTTATGTTGGAATGTTGttggctgtgtctgtgtgttgtgTGTATTACGTACACATACATTATTATGAGAATACACCCAAGTATATGATCATACCTTTTAATGCATCTTGACATGGTTGTGTTGTTCTGTAAACTCCGTAGGGATATAATAGTGAGCTGTATAAATCTAAAACAACCTCTTATCCAACAGAGCTCAGCGGCACCATCGATGCACCGGATATCACACTAAATATAGGCCCTGATTCCAGCAGGGACACTTATGCCACCACCTTCCTGAGGCAGAGAGGTTATGGATGGTTGCTGGAGGTGGAGGAAGATGATGCCGAGGACACTAAACCGCTCCTGTGAGTTTGTGGGACTTCTGATGCTTGATGTCACATTTGCTTTGGTTGTGTTTATTGGTTGTCTATGTTTGTGCAGGGAGGAGTTGGACATTGACTTAAAGGACATCTACTACAAGATCAGGTGTGTGTTGATGCCCATGCCCTCGCTTGGTTTTAACAGACAGGTGGTGAGGGACAATCCTGATTTCTGGGGTCCGCTGGCTGTTGTCCTGCTCTTCTCCATGATCTCCATCTACGGACAGTTCAGAGTAAGACATGAGTCTTTGTATCTGGACCATGGGCATTATATTTATAGTCATCAGTAGCATGTTTAGGCACCACATGACCCACGCAATTGTGTGTGGCCCCCGCGGAACACAATTTCCACCAAGGGGGACCCCCAGTACACTAAACACGCCACTGATAGTCATGATGCATGAGCATATAGACCTACCATCAAAATGCAAAATAGCCATAGACTGTAGGTTAGTGACAAGTTTATCTTCAATAACATGGAAATAAAATGCCTGATATTTGAGCTTCTTAAACCACAATGTCTATTCGTCAAATAGTTTTAatgtttagaatattttaaatatttattctccCATATTGCAGGCATgacttgaaattattttattatttttttttatatgtagtttagttttatttgattgacagccctagaattaaaagattaattaaaatttaagtagaATTAAAGATTAAGTACAGAtagttaagaaaataaatataatggtGTATCATTATTAATGCCTGCATACTAATGTAACTTTCAAGAAGGCATGAAGATTGcagagattaattattttgtaattttttcattGTAATTTGACCTTGTCGCTTGCATGATTTAGTTCGTCAGAACAGAAGCAGAAGCCCatcaaatttgaattatttgttaatatgtcacatatctttttttttgtttttttttgaccaaTCAGGTTGTTTCCTGGATTATTACAATCTGGATATTTGGATCACTGATGATTTTCCTTCTTGCAAGAGTGCTGGGTGGAGAGGTATTTATATCTTGTGAAGCATTAGATAGCATTTGATTTTTATAAGTCAAAAGAGATGCCCACTtatgatttttaattttgtttctaGGTGTCTTATGGGCAAGTGCTTGGAGTTATTGGCTATTCTTTGCTCCCACTCATTGTAATAGCTCCACTTCTCCTAGTCATTGGGGGTTTTGACGTTGTCCCTACACTCATAaaggtaaatatatttttttttaaagaatatgaaattatgtctaataataatgtcatgtaaatatgtttttgtttttttctagctTTTTGGAGTATTCTGGGCTGCTTACAGTGCTGCCTCTTTACTCGTCAGTGATGAATTCAAAACGAAGAAACCCCTTCTCATATATCCCATCTTCCTTTTGTACATCTACTTCCTGTCTCTGTATACTGGAGTCTGAATTGACCACAGGCTTTGATTGGCACATTGCTTGGACATTGACAGAGCACTGTGGAGAGTTGCACAGCAGGGATATTCCATGAAGACCAAGAAGGAGtttgcattttctttctttcctttttttattttcttttacccTGTTTATAATCACATATGCTTTGGGTAATGAGGTGTACAGACATTAGTATATTTAACTGCTTCCATTTAATTTTGTACACAATAAAAAGCTGTATCTTTTACTGTGGAAGCCCTGTGGGCGGAGAGCCACTGAAATCTGGAGCCCTGgctttacataatatttacaaaCCCCAAGAGGAAAATAAAAAGGAGATCTTTATATTTCAAAAGACTATGAAAGCATGATAGTCATGTAACAGAATTTGTGTCATCACCATACACAATGGTGAAAACTTTTGTGAGTTAATCAGCTGATGATAGACAGATTTTGTTGTTGTAGACTGATCCAATACTTTCACAGAGTTCTTCATCTTatcacttttcatttttaatttatgagTTAAACATGGAAAAAAAGAGTGTGTAGGCAGTACAGCTTAGATTAAAAAGGTCTGCTATATATGGGTGCCTTGAATTGGTCGTTTTATATGGCTgtggtgtattttatttatgtaaatgtaGCCAAAAAGGAAAGGAATTTTTATTTGTAGAACATGCAATTGAAAACAACTTTCTACCTGGTGATGTGTACACTGCAGACGTATGTTACCATATTAGTTTAGCTAAAACAATTGAGTCTGGAAGTTGTTATATTcatgaaacaaattaaaatctgttgACACTGTAATTACACTTTTTGTTGTGAATCTTATTAATGTCAGGGAATAAGAACACTTAATAGCAATGATTTATTGGATTATTTAATATTCCCTATTACAAAATGTTTGGTTACTGGTTGTAACGGTAAATACTTTAATCCAAAAAGTGATTATGTATAATGTTTTGAGGACACAAAAGTGTTgtattttaaatctaaaaaaaaacagacaaaactaAATGGAGATTTGCTGTCAAAATTCTGTTGATAAAGATAATTTGTTGGTTTGACATAATACAAAATTAGTTATATTTAACTACAAGAACCTTCAAAGGTGTGACTTTTTCTAATGTgcttctgctgaaaaaaaaaaaactaaagcttgTTTTCAAACAGAAACTAACAATaccttaaattaaatgtaaaataaagaaaattataaataaaaaatctatctatctatctatagcgCCCCCTGAGGTTCGGCGGGCGATCACACGGTGACTACGCCAGTTCCGTTTCCACGCTGAGTGTGTGGCTAGAAGGTGCCGCTAGTTTCCGCTCCGCTGATGGTGAATCGCTGCTTCCTGCGGTATCGGGAGGAGGTTTAGATCCCGCAGTGGAAGCGCAGCGGTACTTCGGGATTCAGCTTTAACGTTTTCTCGTCGAGTCGCGTACACGGAGGAGCTACTGAAGGAGGAGGGAAGGCCGGAAGGGAAGATAGTAGGAAGATGGCGGCGGCGGCGTCGGCCTCGCCAGGCTCGCCGGACTGGGTCGTGCTGAGAGACGGCTGCCTGCGCTGCGACGAGGAGGGCCTGCGGAGTCTGTCGTACCACCCGGCCCTCAACGCCATCCTGGCCGTCACCAGCCGGGGCAGCATCAAAGTCATCGACGGCACCTCCGGGGCTATTTTACAGGCCTCGGCTCTGCACGGTGAGTCTCGGCTCGGACGGGTTCTGAGGGATTTATTCAGGCCGGGGATCATAGCACAGAATCCTGGGCTGGACCTCGTCGTAGAGGAGAAATATGGGAGATCCTTTCCTCCTATAGCTTGCGATGGAGAAGGAGAGTGTCGAGATGATCCTGATAGACAGTGTTTGATCTTCTGATGGTGCAGTGTTTTGGGATGACTCCTCTATTTGGACTCCTAATGTAGGACTGTCAAAACACTGTCCCTTTATCGCTATGTGATATTTCTGGTATGAAGGACTGTGTGAGTAATTCTCCTGATAGAGCAGTGTTTTAAGTTCGACACCTTACTATTCAGGCTCCCGATGGACCGTCCATCACTCCTAATAGGTGTATGTGATGATGTATAGGGTTTGGTGAGAGTAATAGGTCTCTCTTGATGGAGTTGCTGCTGTGACAGTCTTCTGGCCTCCTGATCCTCACTGTTTAGGGCCTCCTGGATCTGTTGTGCTGCCGGATCACTGTACACACTATCACGTTTATTCACCGTTTATATACATATCAGTACTGATTATTTACATTGCAGGCTACTCTTTGTCTTTATAAGTTAAATAAAGCTAAACCAAGACACGACCTAAAAGCTGATGCGATATGTGGGTAAAGCGGTACTAAAGCTAATCCAAACACATCATCTCGTAGTTGTGTGTCTTTCTCGTACTTGGGTGTCATTGACATCCAACCAATATCTCGTATATGTCAGTAACTAATATTGCATATTAACATAGGTTTTGGCTTTCAgggtaaacaattttttttttttacttttggctCTAAATTAAGCTGGCATAGCTTTTTTAGCTAATCATGCTAACGTTAGCCTAGCGACAACCTAGCACGTCTGCTACGGATCAGTAACATTGCTCATGTTTATGTGAACCTTGACAGATGACAGCTGTCTGTACAGTTGCGTAAAATGTGAATATTATGAATGTGTGTTAATTTTATGATAGTATGTTTGGGAAGGTTCGAGTGCTTTCTCTGCAGGTTTGCTGTTAAACATATCATTTTGAATTTAAGAATGAGTCCCAGTGTTACTGTTAGTATGTATTAAAGTGTTTTATCTTTTATTCTGTTTGTTAAATGCTAGAATTAGGCCTTATTAATGAAAGACATACATAATTACACTAGAGGTGTGTATTGTTGCCTGAAGCTGTAATATTGAGTAAGTAAATGGATTAATCTGGCACTCTTTCAGACTCATTGATTGTCACAAGATGAGACCGCTAGTCTAAAATGCTATAAAGAAAGGACAGCGGGACACTAAAGGATGTAAACGGGTGTCTTTGCAGTGACACACGTCTTTTAAAGTCATCTGTCAAATGTGTGgtaatgaacatttttttttatatagctttAAGCCCCTTTCCAGCTAAACTCCAGGGCCAGATTGAAAGTATTTTAAACTGAAGGTTGTGATTGTGGAATTTAGTCCAGGACTAACCTGAAAGGCCAGTTTAAAGAGTTAAACTTCATTCATGTCTCCAGCAGAGCACTGGTTGGAATTACAGTAGCTACAGTACATGTGCGGTTTTGTAACACTCCCCATTTTTGATTACAGCTATTTATCCGTGGATGCATTTGAAATGCAAGGAATGATTGATCTCTCACCAGAGACACTTTAGCACATAGGATTCTTTGTTGAAAATCCCCTGTGCGCAACAAGAAGTCTGTTCTTCTGGGGAGAGAGTAAGCTAGTGGTTGAGTTACATTTAGACTTGTGATAGTTGGATATTGCTGAGCTGCAGATATCATGCTCAACTAAAATAGTATGTTTAAAATTGCAATTAGGTTATTTAGCAGGGAGTCTTGGCTGAGAGAGCTGCTAGCACATAACAGTAGACTCATGCTTGTTTGGATAATATTGATTGGAGAGGTTTTCCTTTTTTCCCTCCTGTGTGTAACAGCTAATTAGGAGCGGATTTGTGGGGTGGCTGTTGCTCTTTGTTCCTCATGTTAAGATGTGTGatttcaaatacattaaagataCAAAATGTAGGTATAAATTGCTTGAAAGCATTTTTGATACCAGTTTGTAACAGAGTGTCATTGTATTGTTACTGAAAAATCATATTtagctatttaaatttttttctgtcatATTTTCCTACAGCTTTCTTTCATTCATGCATGTTAAAGGAgtcttggctttttttttttttgggtacaAAGGAACAGAAGATTTTGGAATGACATGCTAATGCCAGTGGCATTTCTCACTTTTCTTCATTTGATGTTGGTGAATGTTATGGATGCTTGTTTTTCAGttctaatttgtaaaaacaaatttagtctttatttattttctaagaaACAAGTATTTCAGTTGTACTCTGGAGAGAGAAACCCTTTTTTTAgggttaaaatga
The sequence above is drawn from the Carassius carassius chromosome 31, fCarCar2.1, whole genome shotgun sequence genome and encodes:
- the LOC132111490 gene encoding protein YIPF4-like; its protein translation is MQFSPTNGDFTFVSSTDAEELSGTIDAPDITLNIGPDSSRDTYATTFLRQRGYGWLLEVEEDDAEDTKPLLEELDIDLKDIYYKIRCVLMPMPSLGFNRQVVRDNPDFWGPLAVVLLFSMISIYGQFRVVSWIITIWIFGSLMIFLLARVLGGEVSYGQVLGVIGYSLLPLIVIAPLLLVIGGFDVVPTLIKLFGVFWAAYSAASLLVSDEFKTKKPLLIYPIFLLYIYFLSLYTGV